One Hordeum vulgare subsp. vulgare chromosome 4H, MorexV3_pseudomolecules_assembly, whole genome shotgun sequence DNA window includes the following coding sequences:
- the LOC123447094 gene encoding protein BIG GRAIN 1-like, with the protein MERRGMEKGTSAGARRHADQPSFSSSLLDAIYRSMEDEPGHAGGEAAVTKKQQQQKKHVEEALHYSYYYRPSLAGSYRAPGPHATTSSSSECSSYGGFSSSEAESSNHRRLRPIRTVVPGGQPAPAPEKKAKKPAAAGASIRAKLRDLRKPASPGARLAGFLNTIFAGKRSAPQTPPSARAAAAAAAEYACSSASSYSRSCLSKTPSTRGHANRTVRFADGDREAPATVPGADRRRVPALAVEQMLLRRMEMESDEDEDDDEDSSDASSDLFELENFAAAVAVPPGAGYRDELPVYETTRVVLSRGIGHAYGHGRSARVV; encoded by the coding sequence ATGGAGAGGCGTGGCATGGAGAAGGGGACGTCGGCGGGGGCGAGGCGGCACGCCGACCAGCCGTCCTTCTCGTCGTCGCTGCTCGACGCGATATACAGGTCCATGGAGGACGAGCCGGGCCACGCcggcggggaggcggcggtgaccaagaagcagcagcagcagaagaagCACGTGGAGGAGGCCCTGCACTACAGCTACTACTACAGGCCGTCGCTCGCCGGGAGCTACCGGGCGCCGGGGCCGCACGCCACCACGTCCAGCTCCTCCGAGTGCTCCAGCTACGGCGGCTTCTCCTCGTCCGAGGCCGAGTCGTCCAACCACCGCCGCCTGCGCCCCATCCGCACGGTGGTGCCCGGCGGTCAGCCCGCGCCCGCGCCggagaagaaggccaagaagccggcggcggcgggggcctcGATCCGCGCCAAGCTCAGGGACCTCCGCAAGCCGGCCTCCCCCGGCGCGCGCCTCGCGGGCTTCCTCAACACCATCTTCGCCGGCAAGCGCAGCGCGCCGCAGACCCCGCCCTCGgcccgggcggcggcggcggcggcggcggagtacGCGTGCTCCTCGGCGTCGTCCTACTCGCGGTCGTGCCTGAGCAAGACGCCGTCCACGCGCGGGCACGCGAACCGCACCGTGCGGTTCGCGGACGGCGACCGCGAGGCGCCCGCCACGGTGCCCGGGGCGGACCGGCGGAGGGTGCCGGCGCTGGCGGTGGAGCAGATGCTGCTCCGGCGCATGGAGATGGAGagcgacgaggacgaggacgacgacgaggacagcaGCGACGCCAgctccgacctgttcgagctggagaacttcgccgccgccgtcgccgtgccgCCGGGCGCGGGGTACAGGGACGAGCTGCCGGTGTACGAGACGACCAGGGTGGTGCTGAGCCGCGGCATTGGCCACGCGTACGGGCACGGCCGGAGCGCCAGGGTGGTCTGA